In a genomic window of Armatimonadota bacterium:
- a CDS encoding PQQ-binding-like beta-propeller repeat protein — protein MRSCRNLPAVLLTGALVCLALSAAGAADIPDFTFIHASDVHAPMTISQEVCAAMAKQGPIEIKPGIMTEAPSFVVVSGDLTEFGGGGGVWDTYLSYWKDFTVPVYHTLGNHDGPWWCIRGKLHELYGGTSWSFDKFGCHFIGLDNCSPQDPRASISRDQLTWLRADLKKVDDVTPVFVIMHHMLNDDYFGSPYATAQLLDLLRPHNLVMFLGGHGHNAKLLNFFGVDGTDGGAVCGPLPRVKAGYSIVSVKDGIVRIGFREHGKDGFDKVYVEKPLPTKANYPTIEILNVKEDQSLDPSGSFFVKARISGSDQLFKQASLSVDRKSFAEDEKGEDPLVLTTEGVYVGQLYYQDLPPGAHSLRVRFIDDTGKKYYKSVRFNLDPSGSRLVWRSFIEGSCRAAPAVTRDAVYVGGTDRKLYAFDRATGKQKWTFPTKGDTATTPVVVGDTIYLGCGDGKLYALDLKGKEKWSFQAREAIYSSPVYADGLILFGCNDSDFYAVDAKTGSQKWVLTEPGYTIEVRPFVYDGVVYFGAWDTFVYAVDVQTGQLKWQKPGYACTQRTAAVRYYSPADNGPVVAGGKVFIADRDSKLGIMDAVTGEMLGNASGPVAVGIAEDAKAVYVRKANAVGKLDLDGKEIWSVEAAADSVPASPVEKDGVVYVVSRLGLVQALDAKDGNLLWMYQATPLLYVLDQVTVVDGVVYVSGMDGSVTAIKAK, from the coding sequence ATGCGTAGTTGTCGCAATCTGCCGGCAGTGTTATTGACCGGCGCTCTGGTCTGCCTCGCCCTCAGTGCGGCGGGCGCGGCGGACATCCCCGATTTCACGTTCATCCACGCTTCTGACGTTCACGCACCGATGACGATCAGCCAGGAAGTCTGCGCGGCGATGGCCAAACAGGGGCCGATCGAGATCAAGCCCGGGATCATGACCGAGGCTCCGTCGTTTGTCGTCGTCAGCGGCGATCTGACTGAGTTCGGCGGTGGAGGTGGCGTGTGGGACACGTATCTGTCCTACTGGAAGGACTTCACCGTTCCCGTGTATCACACGCTTGGCAACCACGACGGCCCATGGTGGTGCATCAGAGGCAAGCTCCACGAACTCTACGGAGGCACCAGTTGGTCCTTCGACAAGTTCGGGTGCCATTTCATCGGCCTCGACAACTGCTCGCCCCAGGACCCGAGGGCCTCGATCAGCCGCGACCAGCTCACATGGTTGAGAGCCGACCTCAAGAAGGTCGACGACGTCACTCCCGTCTTCGTGATCATGCATCACATGCTGAACGACGACTACTTCGGCAGTCCCTACGCGACCGCCCAGCTTCTGGATCTTCTCCGTCCGCATAATCTGGTCATGTTCCTCGGCGGACACGGCCACAATGCGAAGCTCCTGAACTTCTTCGGGGTGGATGGCACGGACGGCGGTGCGGTCTGCGGGCCTTTGCCCAGAGTCAAGGCGGGGTACAGCATCGTCTCCGTAAAAGATGGGATCGTGCGTATCGGTTTCAGGGAACACGGCAAAGACGGCTTTGACAAGGTCTACGTCGAGAAACCGCTTCCCACCAAGGCGAACTACCCCACGATCGAGATCCTGAACGTCAAAGAGGACCAGTCGCTCGACCCGTCCGGCTCGTTCTTCGTTAAGGCGAGGATCTCGGGGAGCGATCAGCTCTTCAAGCAGGCGAGCCTCAGTGTTGACAGGAAGTCCTTTGCCGAGGATGAGAAAGGCGAAGATCCGCTGGTGCTGACGACGGAGGGTGTCTACGTCGGTCAGCTCTATTACCAGGACCTTCCTCCCGGCGCGCACAGTCTGCGGGTCAGGTTCATCGATGATACCGGCAAGAAGTACTACAAGAGCGTCCGCTTCAACCTCGATCCGTCAGGGAGCAGACTGGTGTGGCGCTCGTTTATCGAGGGCTCGTGCAGAGCCGCACCCGCTGTCACCAGGGACGCAGTCTACGTCGGCGGCACGGATCGTAAGCTCTACGCGTTCGACAGGGCGACCGGGAAGCAGAAGTGGACGTTTCCCACCAAGGGCGACACGGCGACGACTCCGGTGGTTGTCGGCGACACGATCTACCTGGGCTGCGGTGACGGCAAGCTCTACGCGCTCGATCTGAAAGGCAAGGAGAAGTGGAGCTTCCAGGCCAGGGAGGCCATCTACAGTTCGCCCGTATACGCCGACGGTCTGATCCTCTTCGGCTGCAACGACTCCGACTTCTACGCTGTAGATGCGAAGACAGGTAGTCAGAAGTGGGTTCTCACCGAACCGGGCTATACCATCGAGGTGCGGCCGTTCGTCTACGACGGCGTAGTCTATTTCGGTGCCTGGGATACCTTTGTCTACGCGGTGGACGTGCAGACCGGTCAACTGAAGTGGCAGAAACCCGGCTACGCCTGCACGCAGAGAACCGCGGCCGTGAGGTACTACAGTCCAGCGGACAACGGCCCTGTAGTCGCAGGCGGGAAGGTGTTCATCGCCGACCGTGACTCGAAGCTCGGGATCATGGATGCCGTTACCGGCGAGATGCTGGGGAACGCGTCCGGTCCCGTTGCCGTGGGGATCGCCGAGGACGCCAAGGCGGTCTACGTCCGCAAGGCCAACGCCGTCGGTAAGCTCGACCTCGACGGCAAGGAAATATGGAGCGTCGAGGCGGCCGCCGATTCCGTGCCGGCGTCTCCGGTCGAGAAGGACGGCGTCGTGTACGTCGTTTCGCGGCTCGGGCTCGTTCAGGCGCTCGATGCTAAGGATGGTAACCTTCTGTGGATGTATCAGGCCACCCCGCTGCTCTACGTCTTGGACCAGGTGACGGTCGTGGATGGCGTCGTTTATGTAAGCGGCATGGACGGCAGCGTCACGGCAATCAAGGCCAAATAA
- a CDS encoding ROK family protein produces the protein MTHQTHALGIEIGGSALRMGVIDREGSVGHSKRTSSSHLRDQSCAMTQLLCEVERFLTEAEVQVIDLAGIGIAAAGLVDNERRAMVSASNLGWRDLEIGSPVEEHTGVRTVVDKDTNMAALGELMVGAGRGFDSFIYAAIGTGVGGSVIYGGQLVRGIGNRAGEFGHLIAGSEEICGCGARGCLETLAGGAWLARRAREAIADGSRSIIAELAGNSVDEITARTVVEAAKQGDGLAVSVLATAADALGAALINTIRMIYPEAVIIGGTVGSVRRFVFEPVKAFVESNSVLPGTNLPPVHVLPAGLGDSAAIIGAALSVF, from the coding sequence ATGACCCACCAAACCCACGCACTTGGAATCGAGATCGGCGGCAGTGCACTCCGCATGGGGGTGATTGATCGGGAGGGCAGTGTCGGACACTCCAAGCGCACGTCATCGAGCCACCTTCGCGACCAGTCGTGCGCAATGACACAACTTCTTTGCGAGGTCGAACGGTTTCTGACCGAGGCTGAGGTGCAAGTGATCGACCTTGCGGGCATCGGGATCGCCGCCGCCGGGCTGGTAGACAACGAGAGGCGTGCGATGGTGTCGGCGTCGAATCTGGGCTGGCGGGATTTGGAGATAGGGTCTCCGGTCGAGGAACACACTGGCGTCCGAACGGTCGTCGACAAGGACACGAACATGGCGGCGCTGGGCGAGCTTATGGTGGGCGCCGGACGAGGGTTCGACTCGTTCATCTACGCCGCCATCGGCACCGGGGTCGGTGGCAGCGTGATCTACGGCGGGCAGCTCGTTCGAGGCATCGGAAACAGGGCAGGAGAGTTCGGCCATCTGATCGCCGGTAGCGAGGAGATCTGCGGATGTGGGGCACGTGGTTGTCTAGAGACTCTCGCAGGTGGAGCATGGCTCGCGCGTCGCGCAAGGGAGGCCATTGCGGACGGCTCAAGGTCGATAATCGCTGAGCTTGCCGGGAACAGCGTCGATGAGATAACCGCTCGGACGGTCGTCGAGGCCGCGAAACAGGGTGATGGACTCGCTGTGTCGGTGCTCGCCACCGCCGCCGACGCGTTAGGCGCGGCGCTGATCAACACGATCAGAATGATCTATCCGGAAGCCGTGATCATCGGCGGCACTGTCGGTTCGGTGCGCAGATTCGTGTTCGAGCCTGTGAAGGCATTCGTCGAGTCGAACAGCGTGCTTCCCGGCACCAACCTTCCGCCGGTGCACGTGCTCCCCGCGGGTCTTGGTGACTCGGCGGCAATCATCGGGGCGGCGCTGTCGGTCTTCTGA
- a CDS encoding RpiB/LacA/LacB family sugar-phosphate isomerase has translation MKIAIDCDDAAVSLKATVLGHLRTKGFDVTDLDYLAANEGAFYPEIGYNLALKIQRGEYDRGILICGTGLGMAMVANKVEGVYAGVCHDVFSAERLVKSNNAQILTMGERVIGHELAKKIVDAWCESEFQGGGSAAKVEQMRALEKESFRAGNR, from the coding sequence ATGAAGATTGCGATAGACTGTGACGACGCAGCGGTAAGTCTCAAAGCGACCGTTCTCGGTCACCTGAGGACGAAGGGCTTCGATGTCACCGACCTGGACTACCTGGCGGCGAACGAGGGCGCCTTCTACCCCGAGATAGGCTACAACCTTGCGCTCAAGATCCAGCGCGGCGAATACGATCGCGGAATCCTCATCTGCGGGACCGGTCTCGGAATGGCGATGGTCGCCAACAAGGTCGAAGGGGTCTATGCGGGAGTCTGCCACGACGTCTTCTCAGCCGAGCGCCTGGTCAAGAGTAACAACGCCCAGATCCTGACGATGGGAGAGCGGGTGATCGGCCATGAGCTGGCGAAGAAGATAGTCGACGCGTGGTGTGAGTCGGAGTTCCAGGGCGGAGGATCCGCCGCCAAAGTCGAGCAGATGAGAGCACTGGAGAAGGAGTCCTTCCGCGCAGGGAACCGCTGA
- a CDS encoding sn-glycerol-1-phosphate dehydrogenase, which produces MKETEQRLHEAIKGVSTTKRVIIGPDALAQTPACFAECLGSRPSVVIADRNTYRAAGQAVVDAFAAGGFRTRELLVIEDDDLHAEYRFVEMLTEFLSGTDAIPVAVGSGTINDLVKLASHQCGKPYMVVATAASMDGYTAFGASIAKDNYKQTIFCPAPVALIADIGVLENAPEGMNASGYADLIAKIPAGADWMLADALGIEPIHEAAWSLVQPNLRKWVDNPEGIRNKDRDALIMLMEGLTMSGLAMQVAQSSRPASGADHLFSHLWDNEHHVYNGIAPSHGIKVGIGSICSEALYEYILSLNADDIRYDADLISRRWPTWSDVEAQVAEHFRDPQLAEQATAQCKGKYINADALSARLKRLHSMWEDLRVRLRGQLLGAGAIQDMISRAGAASLPTEIGIGYTRLHDSFRPAQLLRQRYTVLDLALEMGVWDESVGSLFGPNGFWRNAQDEDCDRL; this is translated from the coding sequence ATGAAGGAGACTGAACAGAGGCTTCATGAGGCGATCAAGGGCGTCAGCACTACCAAGAGAGTGATCATCGGCCCAGATGCTCTGGCGCAGACGCCCGCCTGTTTTGCGGAGTGCCTCGGCAGCCGGCCATCGGTCGTCATTGCCGATAGAAACACGTATCGGGCCGCCGGCCAGGCGGTAGTCGATGCCTTCGCAGCCGGCGGTTTCCGGACGCGCGAGCTGCTCGTGATCGAGGATGACGACCTGCACGCAGAATACCGGTTCGTCGAGATGCTGACGGAGTTTCTGAGCGGGACCGACGCAATCCCCGTCGCGGTCGGCTCCGGAACGATCAACGATCTCGTGAAGCTTGCCTCGCATCAGTGCGGCAAGCCGTATATGGTGGTCGCCACGGCCGCGTCGATGGACGGCTATACGGCCTTCGGCGCGTCTATCGCGAAGGACAACTACAAGCAGACTATCTTCTGCCCTGCCCCTGTCGCGCTGATAGCCGATATCGGTGTCCTCGAGAACGCACCCGAGGGGATGAATGCCTCAGGCTACGCGGATCTCATCGCCAAAATCCCGGCCGGCGCAGACTGGATGTTAGCGGATGCGCTCGGCATCGAACCGATACATGAGGCGGCCTGGTCGCTCGTCCAGCCGAATCTGCGCAAGTGGGTGGACAACCCTGAGGGAATCAGAAACAAGGATCGCGATGCCCTGATCATGCTGATGGAGGGGCTCACCATGAGCGGTCTGGCGATGCAGGTCGCGCAGTCGTCCCGACCGGCGTCCGGGGCGGACCACTTGTTCAGCCATCTGTGGGACAACGAGCACCACGTCTACAACGGCATCGCGCCTTCGCACGGGATCAAGGTCGGTATCGGCTCGATATGCTCCGAGGCGCTCTACGAGTACATTCTCAGCCTGAACGCTGACGATATACGATACGATGCCGACTTGATCAGCAGGCGATGGCCGACGTGGAGTGATGTAGAGGCTCAGGTCGCGGAGCACTTCCGAGACCCTCAGCTCGCCGAGCAGGCTACGGCTCAGTGCAAGGGCAAGTACATCAATGCCGATGCGCTGTCCGCCAGGTTGAAGCGTTTGCACTCGATGTGGGAGGACCTCCGGGTGAGACTGCGGGGGCAGCTGCTCGGCGCGGGAGCGATCCAAGACATGATCAGCCGGGCCGGCGCAGCGTCACTCCCAACCGAGATCGGGATCGGCTACACTCGCTTGCACGACTCGTTCAGGCCCGCTCAACTCCTCAGACAGCGCTACACGGTGCTCGACCTTGCGCTCGAGATGGGCGTATGGGATGAGAGCGTAGGATCGTTGTTCGGCCCGAATGGATTCTGGAGGAATGCACAGGATGAAGATTGCGATAGACTGTGA
- a CDS encoding MFS transporter produces the protein MTRANPQPERDGRANDNALSAYYFFSLAALGFVVGFMPLYLRARGITLSQYGILSALYAIAGAATQIPLGVLSDRLRRRRPLVVLGTAALGGSYLLYGMATTFAEFCALYTLSGVVFFAVSTLTSALIHDWTAGTGGTAAMYGRTRIWGSIGFIASLLVVSAVPSLVSGKNLLPFIAGLFLASGVTILFTVESDTSTPREHARLTGIRRLLGNRNLVLFLAAFLLYRTAESSTMSYLSLYLQLLGGSKSLIALALVVNAVVEIPFMIWVGRASDRIGRRPPLVIAFLTLPLRLFLYSQLRTPYDVFLVQMFHGLTFSFMLVSSMAFVADSSAGDRATGQGLLTMVMATSMAVGPFVGGFVADRTSLAAMYGLFAIVALVGGLIFVTFVRESHPDLAANKSRILLTSGSLPARMICRTLRAPIVMIVGKD, from the coding sequence ATGACTCGCGCGAACCCGCAGCCTGAACGCGATGGCCGCGCTAACGACAACGCCTTGAGTGCGTACTACTTCTTCTCCCTGGCAGCGCTAGGGTTTGTCGTGGGCTTCATGCCGCTATACCTGAGAGCGCGGGGCATCACGCTCAGCCAATACGGAATCCTGAGCGCGCTCTACGCGATCGCCGGAGCCGCAACGCAGATTCCGCTCGGGGTGCTGTCCGACCGACTGCGCCGGCGCAGGCCGCTTGTGGTGCTGGGTACGGCGGCCCTGGGCGGATCGTATCTTCTCTACGGGATGGCGACGACGTTCGCGGAGTTCTGCGCGCTCTACACACTTTCGGGGGTTGTGTTCTTTGCTGTCTCGACTCTCACCAGCGCGCTGATCCACGACTGGACGGCGGGCACAGGCGGCACCGCGGCGATGTACGGGCGGACGAGGATTTGGGGTTCGATAGGGTTCATCGCCTCGCTGCTCGTCGTGAGCGCTGTGCCGAGCCTTGTGTCAGGGAAGAACCTGTTGCCGTTTATCGCGGGGCTGTTCCTTGCCAGCGGGGTTACTATCCTCTTTACGGTGGAGTCGGACACCTCGACGCCGAGGGAACATGCGCGCCTGACAGGCATCCGACGGTTGCTCGGCAACCGAAATCTGGTTCTGTTCCTCGCCGCGTTTCTCCTCTATAGGACGGCCGAGTCGAGCACTATGAGTTACCTCAGCCTCTACCTGCAATTGCTCGGCGGATCGAAGTCACTGATCGCGCTGGCGCTGGTGGTCAACGCGGTCGTCGAGATTCCCTTCATGATATGGGTCGGTCGCGCGTCCGACAGGATCGGACGCCGTCCGCCGCTCGTGATAGCCTTCCTCACGCTTCCCCTGAGGCTCTTTCTGTACTCGCAGCTTCGGACCCCCTACGATGTATTCCTGGTCCAGATGTTCCACGGTCTCACGTTCAGCTTCATGCTGGTCTCCTCGATGGCGTTCGTCGCCGATTCGTCAGCAGGGGACAGGGCGACCGGCCAGGGGTTGCTGACGATGGTGATGGCGACCTCGATGGCCGTCGGGCCGTTCGTCGGGGGGTTCGTGGCGGACCGCACATCGCTGGCCGCTATGTACGGCCTGTTCGCGATAGTCGCGCTGGTCGGCGGGTTGATCTTCGTCACGTTTGTGAGAGAGTCGCATCCCGATTTGGCCGCCAACAAGTCCCGGATCCTGTTGACATCCGGGTCTTTGCCCGCCCGCATGATATGCCGGACACTCCGGGCTCCGATCGTGATGATCGTCGGCAAGGACTAG
- a CDS encoding polysaccharide deacetylase family protein: MSPRRSAGRSLVARAMNGLSALAIVGLVVGAVFVLTANQGCLPGSSGYRGQSQPPAVQPHRQPDDDSRKPTRAPRPESATTKRYSEDQPPTSQGEASKEEGQMQKEPSHQMAGPDASTKHTHSAPLASAGEVSRGSADSPRIAITLDAGAASAPVEKILRALTKHGVRCTFFLTGRWIEQNPALARRIADQGHEIGNHSYSHPDFTRISDTEIVKQLSRTEELSLRLIGRSTKPLFRAPSGARDKRVLGLVGGEGYSSIYWDVDSWDAFKRGITSEQITERVLDRVRNGSIILMHCGSQPTADALDGLLAELKSRGYQPVTVSELLRYR, encoded by the coding sequence ATGTCTCCCCGAAGATCCGCAGGAAGAAGCCTCGTCGCGAGGGCAATGAACGGCCTGTCAGCACTCGCGATTGTCGGGCTGGTCGTGGGCGCAGTATTCGTGCTCACGGCCAACCAGGGGTGTCTACCCGGGAGTAGCGGATACCGCGGCCAATCTCAGCCACCCGCAGTTCAGCCTCACCGGCAACCGGACGACGACTCTCGAAAACCCACCCGGGCGCCGAGACCTGAATCGGCGACCACCAAACGCTACTCCGAGGACCAGCCGCCGACCTCTCAGGGCGAGGCGTCGAAGGAAGAAGGGCAGATGCAGAAGGAGCCTTCGCACCAGATGGCAGGGCCAGATGCCTCCACGAAACACACGCATTCCGCGCCGCTGGCTTCGGCGGGTGAGGTTTCCAGAGGCAGCGCCGACAGTCCGAGAATCGCCATCACCCTTGATGCAGGGGCGGCCAGCGCCCCGGTTGAGAAGATACTCCGGGCGCTGACGAAACACGGTGTCCGATGCACCTTCTTCCTCACCGGCAGGTGGATTGAGCAGAACCCGGCTCTGGCGAGGCGCATCGCCGATCAGGGACATGAGATAGGCAACCACTCCTACTCCCACCCAGACTTCACTCGGATCTCGGACACCGAGATCGTGAAGCAGTTGAGCAGGACAGAGGAGCTGTCACTGCGCTTGATCGGCCGGAGCACCAAACCCCTCTTCCGGGCACCGAGTGGCGCGCGCGACAAGCGCGTCCTCGGCCTGGTTGGCGGGGAAGGCTACAGCTCGATCTACTGGGACGTAGATTCATGGGATGCCTTCAAGCGCGGAATCACGTCCGAGCAGATAACCGAGCGAGTGCTGGATCGCGTCCGCAACGGATCAATCATACTGATGCACTGTGGAAGCCAGCCGACTGCCGACGCCCTCGACGGCTTGCTGGCAGAGTTGAAGTCCCGCGGATACCAGCCCGTTACCGTGAGCGAATTGCTGAGATACCGTTGA
- a CDS encoding S41 family peptidase: MKRLHLTAMVLLIAFSFISGFAYQDVSASRDAGTLIGSLSALPSRLQTAIGSELTESSADLPPVQTFWDVFSYVEANYYGDGRKKSDELCYAAISGMLGALGDRYTRFLDPDQNKQMQEDNRGDFEGIGAKLEMKESQVRIAQPLEDSPAKAAGIRKGDVIIKVDGKPTQGLELEDVVKMIRGPRGTSVTLTIKRIDAADTFEVTIVRKVITSPIVEWRVEDESSKIGYIQLSQFNEKSDLLFDKALTDLESKGMRGLILDLRGNPGGLLDVAIEIGSRLIDKGDIVVIQDKGGRQSRYGVQSQQQNHRLYPLVVLIDGSSASASEIIAGAIQDHKAGTLVGTDSFGKGKVQTIMSLPDGCAVVITTAKYFTPSLRDVDKLKIHPDVVVEPSDDDIKNDVDSQLNKAVEILKTRLSGDKALAGNGAGEKS; the protein is encoded by the coding sequence ATGAAGAGATTACATCTGACCGCGATGGTTCTGCTCATAGCCTTCTCGTTCATAAGCGGCTTCGCCTACCAGGATGTTTCCGCCTCTCGCGATGCGGGCACGCTGATCGGCAGCCTGAGCGCACTCCCTTCCCGGCTTCAGACCGCAATCGGCAGCGAACTCACTGAATCGAGCGCCGATCTGCCCCCCGTCCAGACTTTCTGGGATGTTTTCTCCTATGTGGAGGCAAACTACTACGGCGACGGCAGGAAGAAGTCCGACGAACTCTGCTACGCCGCCATCAGCGGAATGCTGGGCGCGCTCGGAGACCGCTATACGCGCTTCCTTGATCCTGACCAGAACAAGCAGATGCAGGAGGATAACCGGGGCGACTTCGAGGGAATCGGGGCCAAACTGGAAATGAAGGAGAGCCAGGTCCGGATCGCCCAGCCCCTGGAGGACAGCCCCGCGAAGGCGGCCGGCATCAGGAAGGGTGACGTCATAATCAAGGTAGACGGCAAGCCCACACAGGGCTTGGAACTCGAAGACGTCGTCAAGATGATCCGCGGGCCTCGCGGGACTTCGGTAACACTGACGATTAAACGCATTGACGCTGCGGACACCTTCGAGGTTACGATCGTCCGAAAGGTGATAACCTCGCCGATAGTCGAGTGGCGGGTCGAGGACGAATCGAGCAAGATCGGCTACATTCAGCTCAGCCAGTTCAACGAGAAGAGCGACCTGCTTTTCGACAAGGCACTGACGGACCTGGAGAGCAAGGGAATGCGCGGACTGATTCTCGATCTGCGAGGCAACCCGGGCGGACTCCTCGATGTCGCCATCGAAATCGGGAGTCGCCTCATTGACAAGGGCGACATTGTTGTGATTCAGGACAAGGGTGGGCGACAGAGCAGATACGGCGTACAGTCCCAGCAGCAGAATCACAGGCTGTATCCCTTAGTAGTGCTTATTGACGGCTCGAGCGCGAGCGCTTCGGAGATCATCGCGGGGGCGATACAGGACCACAAGGCGGGGACTCTCGTCGGTACGGACAGCTTCGGCAAGGGAAAGGTGCAGACGATAATGAGCCTTCCCGATGGCTGCGCGGTGGTTATCACTACCGCGAAATACTTCACACCGAGCCTCCGAGACGTTGACAAACTCAAGATTCACCCCGATGTCGTCGTGGAGCCTTCGGACGATGACATCAAGAACGATGTAGATTCGCAGCTTAACAAGGCAGTGGAGATACTTAAGACCCGGCTCAGCGGCGACAAAGCGCTTGCCGGGAACGGCGCAGGTGAAAAGAGCTAG